The genomic DNA GGGAATGTCCTCTCCCCTTTTAACATCACCTGCTCCGTGGCACCATCATTCTGCGAAGCTCCACTATGCACATACTGCTTCAGAACATCTTCTGGTACGTGATATACTGTTCCACAGAACACGTCTATTGAAGTCATTGTCCACAAATGTGAACACCATTCACTTCTACAcgtcctacacctccacccccaggtGACTACCTGCACTGTGGCCATGAGCATATGGTGGAGACCCTCTTCCTGCCTGTAGGAGCTGGCACTAACCACACCCTGCTGGTGGTGGTCACCGTTGAGAATGGGGCAGGGCAGAAGATCACGACTACTCTGTCCGCCCAGGTCGGCTCACGACTAGACCAGCGTCTAACAAAACtgataaataatataaataatattattTACTTATCAAACTAATAAATCTGATAAGTTGATCGTTTCTTATTAATTCACGCCCTGATCTTCGACACTCTCAGGTGAAGGATGTTGACACGGGGTCCACGGTGCACGACCTGGAGGCCCTCGTGTCTGGGCACACAGACCGTCTGCAGCAGCATGGGAAGCTCATGGGGCCGGCGCTAGCACAGATGTACCAGTCCGTGTCCAACACACTGAATGAGGGCTCAGCTGCAGGCCAAGATCAAGACGCCAAAATGAAGGTACAAACAATATAGACTCCCTATTTTACACATCCTTTATTTCTACTGTGGATACATTAATCACATCCAAAAAAAAGTTCATAAAGTGGAATGATGTCTTATTTATTTCATGCTTATTTTGCATAATAAAATAGAATGAAATTGTATTATCCAGTCAAGGCAAGAAATTCATCTTTTGTTTTAGATATAACCATGAAGAATAAAACAGCACACAATGTTTTTCCTCAATTAAGCTACGTGAGCAGATGCTGCTGGACCTGGGCACCGCGGTGAATGCTGGACCCCTCAGGAACCCTTCAGAAGTTCAGATGACCGCAGGTGCTGTGGTGGGGATCACAAGGCAGGCGGAGGAGCTAACCTCCACAGCCCAGGTAACCTCCGCTGAACAACATGAGGCCCCGCACCTCTTTATCCATTTTCACCGTAATTCGTCTTTCTCTCCTCTGCAGTTGCAGGCCGGATTTCTTCTGTCAAATCTCAGTAAGTCCTTGGCCACTCTGGCACCTTCTGAGGCAGAGGACCAAGAACTAATGATGCAGGCAGCCACACCCATCATTCAGGCTGCTGGTAACATCTTCAAGGTTTCTTCTGACACAGACCAGGAGGTACTGCAGTCCATCTTAACCTCGGGAGGATCTCACCTGCTCAAACGTGACGCTCCATGCTTCCTTTGATGCCTTTCCCTGTGCTATAGGAAGTGATGTCCAAACACTTACTGACCATAGTAGACAATGTGCAGAGCGCATTGCTGTCTGGCAGAAGTGCCGACCAAGAGGCTGTTATTGTCAGCACCCCCGAGATCAGTGTGTATGTAAACAGGTAGGCCGAAGCTCTTCCGGCTTTCTTGTACAGAACATTTCTAGATCGAGTCTTTCTAGACTACTGACTTTACTGTCAGAAACCGTGTTGAAGCTTGGTGCACCACTGGGACACCTTGAATGGTCTACAGTCATTTAAACGTTACTGACACGCACTTTATGGTGTCCAGGATGTCACCCGGAGAACTCCAGAAACAGTCCTTCAGCGTTGAGAACAGCAGCTCAGTCAGCTTCGTGCTTCCAGCTTTGCAGTCTGATGTTCTGTCTTTTGAGGGACCAGTGGACGTGCGGGTGCGAGCTTCGAGCTACCGGTCCATGACACTCTACATGTCCACATGTCTCTGTACAGCTCGGTGATCTCGCACATGTGCAGTCTTTACTATCAACTCTGAGTTGAATTTAAATGTATGAAAAGTGTTGTGGAAATTAAATGTTTGTTGATGGTTTTTCTGGTTTACAGATGTTGAGTTTTTGGCAGAACCCCTTCTCGTGGAGCAAGGGTCCCCCTATAAGTGGAGCGgtggggtctctctctctcaccagtgAGAACGGCTCGGTCATCCCAGTTTCTGACTTGACTGAGGAGATTGAGGTACAATCCCTTAGCCATTAAAACAATTCAGAACAATATTGTTGTTCTACATATGAGTCATGCATAAGTGTGAAAAACACTGCTTTAAAATGTCTAGGACAATGTGCTGTTAGCATGTATATTCAGCCTGTATACATTTCATCCATAGATTCTCCTACCAAGACCAGAGGTGGTAGAATTAAACAGCACATTTCTGGACTTGGGAAACTATAGTACACTTGTCATCAATGTGACCACACCCAACATATCTCTGGTCTTGAAACTGGACCCCACCGAAGAGATACCTTTACAGTTACTACTGGGATTTCAGCACTACCCAAATGACACCAACTACATGGCCCAAATTCATCTCCCTCAAACAGGAAACTCTTCAGGTGATTCATTAACTGATTCTCTGGAATGATTTTTATTACTACTCAAAAGTAACATGAAGTAATAAACACTTGATGTGTGTCACAGAGGAGAGGTACACGTGGGTTCTGGGCCCCAGGGATATGGCACTAGAAGAAGGGGTTTACTATCTTCTAGTGAGACCAGTTGTAGGAGCAGGTGTGAACTCCTCAAATGCTTCAGTGTTTGTCACATCTATCGCTGCCCAGTGCTTGTACTGGGATGAAACTACAACCAACTGGAGCGACTATGGCTGTAGGGTGAGTGACATTTAAGTGCCCTCATTTAAGACCGCTAATTTATGTACCCTCATTTAAGAACCCTAATTTAAGTGCCCTCATTTTGGTATTTAACAAGGCTGTAGGGTGAGCTTAACACTTAATTTGCTCAAAGTCTACAAAAGAAAACTCACTATCTAGCATGTAACCACTTGCTTTTCCACGTATTACTTCCATCTCTGCCTCTGCAGGTGGGTCCTCGCACCTCAGCGTCGGTCACTCAGTGCCTCTGCACACATCTGACATTTTTTGGGAGCTCTTTCTTTGTGATGCCCAACGTAGTGGACGTGTCCCGCACAGCCGAGCTCTTCGCCACGTTCGTCAACAAccctgtggtggtgtgtttCGTTGGTGCTGTATTCCTGGTCTATCTTACTGCGGTGGTATGGGCCCGAAGAAAAGACATCCAGGACTCCGCCAAGGTCTGCATGATAGCCCTCATTAGTCCTCCTCCTTCTCAAGACCAAGAACTGTGTACCAGTGATATGTCACTTTGGATTATGCTGCATTTTTCAAGAACAAATCTTATTTctgaaaattattattttgtttttgatgGTATATGATTTCCTTGTGTAACTCATTAACTTGTGTTAAAAAATGGTGTGATCCAAAAGGTGAAAGTCACAGTATTAGAAGACAATGACCCTTTGGCTGAATATCGGTATTTGGTGACCATTTGCACAGGGCATCGTCGAGGAGCGTCCACTTCCTCTCAGGTCAGGGCATCTACCGTTGCTTAAACagtcattttaaaaataaagtcGATAGGTTAAATAGTAGCCAATGCCACCACAGGTCGCAGTCACCCTGGTTGGTTCAGAGGGGGAGACTGAGCCCCATCATTTGACGGACCCAGACAAGCTGCTCTTTGAGAGGGGTGCTGTGGACATGTTCCTCCTCACCACTCCGTTCTCTCTCGGAGAGCTTCAGAGCGTCAGGCTGTGGCATGACAACTCCGGGAAACATCCTGCTTGGTAAGGAAATGAAATCTTTTTTCGGCATTCCCGTAGCCCGTGTCTATTGCTTCTAAACTGGATGTCAATTTTGGAGTAGTGTGAGTACTTTCGATGTGTGCCCTTCAGGTATGTGAACAAGGTGATGGTGCAGGACCTGGAGATTGGACAGAAGTGGCACTTCTTGTGTAGTTCATGGCTGGCCATCGATATAGGAGAGTGCACACTGGATAAAGTGTTCCCTGTGGCAACAGAGAAGGACTTAAAAGGGTTTAGGTGAGTATCCCTAGCAACAGAGGAGAACTTAAAAGGGTTTAGGTGAGTAACCCTGGCAGTTTAAATGAAAAATATCTCCCCAAAAAAGGTCTTGTTTTTTACATTCCTGGCCATACGTCCAATGTAACAGATACGCCTGTTGTTTCTACAGCAATCTGTTCTTCATGAAGACAGCAAAGGATTTCCGAGATGGTCACATCTGGTACTCTGTAGTTAGTCGGCCCCCCAGTAGTAACTTCACTCGTGTGCAGCGAGTTTCCTGCTGTTTCTCCCTGCTACTCTGCACCATGCTGACAAGTATCATGTTCTGGGGTATTCCTACAGACCCCTCCGAGCAGACCATGGACCTGGGTAATACACATGTTCTTCTGCACCAACACCTGTACTTTCATTACTAGGTTTATCACGACAGATTGAAGTTCTTAAAACTTGAGCCAAGAGTAACAGCTCATCTACCTCTGGTCAAAGGTAAGATCGAGTTCACCTGGCAGCAGGTGATGATTGGTATCCAGAGCTCCATCATCATGTTCCCCATCAACCTCCTCATCGTCAGCATCTTCAGAAACGCCCGTCCAGGGGAACAAAAGTCAGAAACACCATCAAAGATCGACTCTGTTAAGCAAGGAAAAACAGGACGTGTCACACCAACTCAACCTCCATCTCCAAAGAACAATCATAGGGAGATCACACCAGATGCAGTAATAAAGGTCTGTGAAAGCAGTTATCATTCATCAGATAATTCCTGGCCAATAAAAAACAATGCCCCTTAATTCTTATTATAAAATGACCCTATTCAATTTTAATTTAATcctttttaacattttaatattgtAGGATATCAAACGGATAGCTCAGTCACTCTCTAAAGCTTTGAGGAGTCCCATGCCAAGCATTGACTGTGGTAAAATGGACATAAACGCTCTGCTGTCGCTGGTTGAAGATATTATTCGGCAGCAAAACTGTATAGGTTGCGAGTTCTATTGCAACGACTCCAAAAAAGAGCTTGCTGTCTCCCTGAGGGCTGTGAATCTACAAGGTTTGGATACAACAATAAAATGCCcatattttgtgtttttgtaaaacGTCTTATACATTGTCTTGGTATAATTTCTGGCTGTGTTTCCACAGAACGGAGTCCTGAGCGAATGCCGAACGATAGGCACAGCGTCTACCAGCATTACCTCTACAAGCAGCTCCAGAATGTGGAAAAGGAGCTGAGGCTGCTGGGTCCTTCACGATTCTCCAGTCCAGAGGGCTACGGTCAGGCCGTGCAGCAGGTCCGGGGTATGAAGGGACTTCTAGagccccacctcccctccagCTCCACGAGGGACCAGTCGTCCTGCGGCTCCGGCCCTGCCGAGGACAGCGGAGGAGGCGGGAGGAAGTGCTGTCAGGGGGGCCTGCCCTGGTGGTTTGTGATCGTGGGCTGGATTCTTGTTGCAGCCACTAGCGGAGTGTCTGCATACTTCACCATGATGTATGGGCTGACCTATGGGAAAGATCGCTCCATTAGCTGGCTCATTTCTATGGTTGTGTCTTTCTTTGAGAGTCTTTTCATTACTCAGCCTATAAAGGTAAGACATTCAACTGCTTCATGTTTAGATGAATCCATTTTTACTGAAATTGATATTGTCACCTGTGTTTTTATTCAGGTGCTGGGATTTGCTGTCTTCTTCGCTCTGGTGATGAAGACGGTAGATCAGGACGAATATGGGGACGTTCCAATTGATAGTACTTTTTCAACTTCAGGTATACTGGGGTTGAAAAATACTGTATAATTTGTAAAAGCTTTACATAAAGGCCACTAAAAGGGCTTATAATGCTTAGTTTTTCACAATAAGTCCACATGCTAACTATTCTAGGTGACAAATATGTGCTTTGACTACCAGACCAAACAGCCACATACAACATCACTGTTCCATAGCAGAGCACCAAACATTCATTTTATACACCTTCACATTTATCCTCTCAGAGCAAAGGGAGGTTCCTCTAACCACACTTTCCCATTTGAAACAAAGGTTTTCCGTACAGATAGAAAACTTGGGCCCTGAGCATCAGACCAAAGAACTACCTTTGGTCTGGCGCAGAAGCCAGAAAATGCATTCTGCTCTTCTTGATCCTCTCCTCCGTCAGTCTCTTCCACAGTTCATGATACGTAACGGCCGTCTACAATATTTCTCCTGTCCACAGGGGACCCTGACGGCATACACATTGCTAGGAGAGACAGTACATGCAGCTTCTACCAGCCCCCTCCCCCGGCTGATGTTCAGAAGATGAGGGACAACATGATCAAAGAACAAAAGGTCTTTGGATTAATCAGGGAGATTCTGAGTAAGAAAATATTCACTTGTATGTTATTGGTTAACTAGTGGACAGCAGCAGGTGGTACAAGAGACCTGTTTCTTTTACAGTCTACGTGGGGTTCCTGTGGATGTTGCTGTTGGTAGCGTATGGTCAACGTGATCCAAACGCTTACTTCCTCACTCAGCATATTCAGAAGAGCTTCAGCAACGGCATTTCCCAAAGCATGAGCCACAAAGATGTGCTTACTTGGACGAACACCACGCTCTTGAAAAACCTCTTTGGACGACAACCAGGTATCTTCTTTGAAGCAAGAGAGCCATGCGTCTAGAGCAGGCTAGACGATCACATCTCACGTGCTACGGTCTCTTTGTCAGGGTTCATCACAGACGGGAAGTCGAAGCTGGTGGGCAGCGCTCGTCTGCGGCAGGTCAGAGTGCAGAAGGGCTCCTGTCAGACGGCCGCTTGCATGCGCAGCTCTGTTCCCGACTGCAACGCTCCGTACTCTTGGGAGGCGGAGGACACGGGCTCCTACGGCCCAGGCTGGAGCCGCTCTACGTACAGCAGCGGGGCCGAGAGCCGGCTGACACCGTGGCAGTACCAAAGCCAGTCTAGTCTCAGGGCTCATCCTGTCTGGGGGAGTGTGGCCATGTACAGAGGTGGAGGCTTTGTGGTTGACCTAGGCTCTGACCTGCAAAATGCAAGCAGGTAACTTTTCATTtactttataaaaaaaaaacatggaggttttattatatatatatatatatatatatatatatatatatatatatatatatatatatatatatatatatatatataactttataATATTCAGGTAGCAAGTACTGTGAAGGAATATATTCACTGTTAATGTAGTTAAATTCAGAAATAGCAGTTTGTTATATGGTAAACCACTGCATTTCCCTTTTGCAGTTTGCTTCAATACCTGTTCGAGAACACTTGGCTTGATGTATACACTCGTGCTGTTTTCGTGGAGTTCACAGTTTATAATGCCAATGTCAACCTCTTCTGTATTGTCACCTTGATGCTTGAGACCACAGCAGTGGGTAAGTACTGTTTTCTTACATGTTCTAAGTATTTTCAGTTAAAATGAAGTCCAGACaattcatgtttttgttttatatttccTAGGAGCATTTCAGTATCGCAGCGAACTACAGAGTGTCCGTCTTTATCAGTCCACAGGTGGTCTCCATATATTTGTGATGGCCTCTGAGGCAATCTATTTCCTCTTTATCCTGTATTACATGTTTCAGCAGGTTAGTCTCATATCACTCATGGTGGTATAAATATTGGCGATAAATTGTGGTCAAATAGAGGGATGCATTGGTTTTTGCAGGGCAAGTTAATGAAGAGCCAGAAATGGGGGTACTTTAGCAGCAAGTGGAACGTTCTGGAACTGGCCATCATTATTCTAAGCTGGAGTGCATTATCTGTTTTTATCAAGAGGACACTGCTGGGTAACCAAGACATTGAGTACTATCAAAACCACAAAGACCAGTAAGTGAATATTTAGCCAAGGGTTTACCACTTTCTTCATTTATACTGAATGTTGCCATTAAGATATTCATCATATCTGTCATTTCTAAATGTTCTTAATACTATGGTAACCCcttaataaaatattaattttgAACACTTTAGTGTCGTCTATCAGACTTCCCGTTGGCCTGTACAGTAAACATTTTGGTCCTCTGCCAGGTACGCTAGTTTCCATGAAACCGCCGTCACAGATGCAGTTCTTGGGTACCTTATAGCTTTTCTGGTCCTGCTGGCCACAATCAAACTGTGGCACCTACTGCGACTCAACCCCAAACTGAACATGATTACCGCCACCCTGCGGAGGGCATGGAACGACATCTCTGGATTCATTGTAGTCATAACAATCATGTTCCTGGCCTACTCCATTGCTGTGAGTAAACACATCAATAGAAATGTTTGAACTTCACAACGACCATTTATACCATTTCACTTTGTGTGTCCCCTTCTACAGTGTAATCTGATGTATGGCTGGAAGCTGTACTCTTACAGGACTCTGCTCCACGCTGCCCAGACCATGGTCAGCTTACAGCTGGGCATCTTCAACTATGAAGAAGTGAGCCACGACAATGTTGAAATCACCAGCGAGCATTATGCTAGTGTTGCTAGATGGCTTGATGGCTAATCTCCATAATGGTGATTCTCATTTGGACTACAGGTTTTGGATTACAACCCTGTTCTTGGTGCATTTGTCATTGGCTCCTGCATCATTTTCATGACATTCGTGGTACTGAACCTCTTCATATCAGTCATCCTGGTGGCATTCAGCCAAGAGCAGTTACATCACCAGGTACAAATCTTAAGGCTGTAATCAACAGCAATTTAAATTCACAAATGAAACAATCCATGTACAAGTCCACATCTCTCTCCCTTACAGCCATCTGAAGAAGAGGAAATTGTGGACCTGATGCTAATGAAGATATGTAATCTTTTTGGGATCAAGGTCAAGAACAAACTGACTGACATTAAACCAAACCATCTTGCGGCCTCCAACATAAAACCTTCCGTCATATCGTAGGCACACAATGTTTTACTGCAGATTTATACGGATAATGGAGGCTTTGATGCGTTCCCTTTACATTTGAAAATGGAAGCGCTATAAATATCTACATGCAAAATACTGCAATTAGGTCTAGAGGCTTGTTTTGCCAGTTCTTAATTATTCTTACTGTGGTGTGCACTGACTCTGTATCTCCTGTACATGCTGACCTTCTCTCTGCAGACATTGGCTTTTGGAGATTTCTGTATGAAATCAAAGTTGTGTTCACTGCTTGAAGTCTGAGATGTCCCTGAATAATAGTTATGAAACCTGCAACCTTCTGTCTGGAGCATCATTTGTTTTGtgcttttcaaaaaaaaaaaatcatgctcTGCATGAAAACATTAACTGTGTCAGCATGCGTGTCCATCTAGGTGGACAAGTCACAGATCTACAGTCCTGTGAGATCGTTAGGGAAGGGttacattaaataaaaaaataaaagaacatGCAAtttaacaaagaaaaaaaaatcatggtCCTTTCTGAGTTCCAAAAAATATAATCTGGTCAACTGGTTGATATTTCCACTCAATGTCACAAATGAGAAAACCCTACCACACTGGGAAACACCCTGACTCTCAAATCATAGAAGAAGCTGAATGAagttatttttcattttaatatcatATATAGATGGTTCATCCATACATCAACCAAATGCTTGAGACCTTCACAATCCAGCCCAATTGTACATGCTCCAATGAATTATTCAAACAGCTTTCAGTGCTTGCAACAATGTGTCCAGAGTCAACACCAAGAGCTTGCTTGCTCATTCTGTCGGAACTTTAAACATTCCCATTGCAATCTGCAGAGCACTGCCACTTAGTTTACTGTAATTCATCTGACAACCAGACAGTATGGGGCACGTTGCCAAGTAACAAATGTTACTCCGTTTTAAATAGCTTCAATCGAGTTTTAAAAAAATTTGCAGTCTGATACAGA from Brachyhypopomus gauderio isolate BG-103 chromosome 12, BGAUD_0.2, whole genome shotgun sequence includes the following:
- the pkd1l2a gene encoding polycystin-1-like protein 2 isoform X3, producing MFRLSLSTLLFGLVLSATAVCGEEDPEGLSCPEHQQAFEGSCYEFVHLQRSFLSSQSWCERGGGHLAFVQNDETQQFLQRHLQPEQNWWLGLAPASFNLSLDSAVTETPLSWLDGSDVSYSNWLGDPVPDADCGYISASGFQWVTTTNCSQEFYFICQFELGRSLACVGSNATLQCGSGQVIEVDDSFYGRKTRHFCRAGRTPPTPPAEEECSWVDVARSVSEHCRGLQVCQAATDVISVGKPCPGLGSYLLVEYHCKDGLHLMVNRRAAVFKNVTVTVKWLLNPYQGNLTCALSAGDGHTIDPYRPENSQGILVHKYQRAGMYTVTVECSTSDWHVTAQKTITIQEPLGKFGIIRCYCTNHSMGVENCTGLHHQPLEIQVELDAGTNVSYKIHHGAAELASLSVVRGIIPHNITLLPETLESLGSGCHELILLASNGVTDRDVSTTLELCLVAPVEGLLASVAPEQVSCWESVLYVNVSLAQGAPVELVFFLSAANDSFSETHQMLNGSAQIFNISSKIKGTLKVVVRAWNLFSVMEADAGYTTLDCQEEPEQRQNGTAQHARVPGDGSLVITANPENPVIGRGGVVLGVDRLNGDPKVYTFSWSCDGTCPCNVSTETETHEISTACLPPPYSFSVYSVTATEITGPAQPLTATRCVSVTPGTDFIPVITCLNCNPANKSSSVHLQLQCEDCQQMVWYFEDTNPASGVLSSCYSNSGQKPLIKKMEGDSSLTVETAVLNTAQHNLTVVAYGVKDGLSGFAQFTIPILTSSSTSPPATPASTEQPDRHSPPSCVVRPTEGNVLSPFNITCSVAPSFCEAPLCTYCFRTSSGDYLHCGHEHMVETLFLPVGAGTNHTLLVVVTVENGAGQKITTTLSAQVKDVDTGSTVHDLEALVSGHTDRLQQHGKLMGPALAQMYQSVSNTLNEGSAAGQDQDAKMKLREQMLLDLGTAVNAGPLRNPSEVQMTAGAVVGITRQAEELTSTAQLQAGFLLSNLSKSLATLAPSEAEDQELMMQAATPIIQAAGNIFKVSSDTDQEEVMSKHLLTIVDNVQSALLSGRSADQEAVIVSTPEISVYVNRMSPGELQKQSFSVENSSSVSFVLPALQSDVLSFEGPVDVRMLSFWQNPFSWSKGPPISGAVGSLSLTSENGSVIPVSDLTEEIEILLPRPEVVELNSTFLDLGNYSTLVINVTTPNISLVLKLDPTEEIPLQLLLGFQHYPNDTNYMAQIHLPQTGNSSEERYTWVLGPRDMALEEGVYYLLVRPVVGAGVNSSNASVFVTSIAAQCLYWDETTTNWSDYGCRVGPRTSASVTQCLCTHLTFFGSSFFVMPNVVDVSRTAELFATFVNNPVVVCFVGAVFLVYLTAVVWARRKDIQDSAKVKVTVLEDNDPLAEYRYLVTICTGHRRGASTSSQVAVTLVGSEGETEPHHLTDPDKLLFERGAVDMFLLTTPFSLGELQSVRLWHDNSGKHPAWYVNKVMVQDLEIGQKWHFLCSSWLAIDIGECTLDKVFPVATEKDLKGFSNLFFMKTAKDFRDGHIWYSVVSRPPSSNFTRVQRVSCCFSLLLCTMLTSIMFWGIPTDPSEQTMDLGKIEFTWQQVMIGIQSSIIMFPINLLIVSIFRNARPGEQKSETPSKIDSVKQGKTGRVTPTQPPSPKNNHREITPDAVIKDIKRIAQSLSKALRSPMPSIDCGKMDINALLSLVEDIIRQQNCIGCEFYCNDSKKELAVSLRAVNLQERSPERMPNDRHSVYQHYLYKQLQNVEKELRLLGPSRFSSPEGYGQAVQQVRGMKGLLEPHLPSSSTRDQSSCGSGPAEDSGGGGRKCCQGGLPWWFVIVGWILVAATSGVSAYFTMMYGLTYGKDRSISWLISMVVSFFESLFITQPIKVRHSTASCLDESIFTEIDIVTCVFIQVLGFAVFFALVMKTVDQDEYGDVPIDSTFSTSGDPDGIHIARRDSTCSFYQPPPPADVQKMRDNMIKEQKVFGLIREILIYVGFLWMLLLVAYGQRDPNAYFLTQHIQKSFSNGISQSMSHKDVLTWTNTTLLKNLFGRQPGFITDGKSKLVGSARLRQVRVQKGSCQTAACMRSSVPDCNAPYSWEAEDTGSYGPGWSRSTYSSGAESRLTPWQYQSQSSLRAHPVWGSVAMYRGGGFVVDLGSDLQNASSLLQYLFENTWLDVYTRAVFVEFTVYNANVNLFCIVTLMLETTAVVHRWSPYICDGL
- the pkd1l2a gene encoding polycystin-1-like protein 2 isoform X1 gives rise to the protein MFRLSLSTLLFGLVLSATAVCGEEDPEGLSCPEHQQAFEGSCYEFVHLQRSFLSSQSWCERGGGHLAFVQNDETQQFLQRHLQPEQNWWLGLAPASFNLSLDSAVTETPLSWLDGSDVSYSNWLGDPVPDADCGYISASGFQWVTTTNCSQEFYFICQFELGRSLACVGSNATLQCGSGQVIEVDDSFYGRKTRHFCRAGRTPPTPPAEEECSWVDVARSVSEHCRGLQVCQAATDVISVGKPCPGLGSYLLVEYHCKDGLHLMVNRRAAVFKNVTVTVKWLLNPYQGNLTCALSAGDGHTIDPYRPENSQGILVHKYQRAGMYTVTVECSTSDWHVTAQKTITIQEPLGKFGIIRCYCTNHSMGVENCTGLHHQPLEIQVELDAGTNVSYKIHHGAAELASLSVVRGIIPHNITLLPETLESLGSGCHELILLASNGVTDRDVSTTLELCLVAPVEGLLASVAPEQVSCWESVLYVNVSLAQGAPVELVFFLSAANDSFSETHQMLNGSAQIFNISSKIKGTLKVVVRAWNLFSVMEADAGYTTLDCQEEPEQRQNGTAQHARVPGDGSLVITANPENPVIGRGGVVLGVDRLNGDPKVYTFSWSCDGTCPCNVSTETETHEISTACLPPPYSFSVYSVTATEITGPAQPLTATRCVSVTPGTDFIPVITCLNCNPANKSSSVHLQLQCEDCQQMVWYFEDTNPASGVLSSCYSNSGQKPLIKKMEGDSSLTVETAVLNTAQHNLTVVAYGVKDGLSGFAQFTIPILTSSSTSPPATPASTEQPDRHSPPSCVVRPTEGNVLSPFNITCSVAPSFCEAPLCTYCFRTSSGDYLHCGHEHMVETLFLPVGAGTNHTLLVVVTVENGAGQKITTTLSAQVKDVDTGSTVHDLEALVSGHTDRLQQHGKLMGPALAQMYQSVSNTLNEGSAAGQDQDAKMKLREQMLLDLGTAVNAGPLRNPSEVQMTAGAVVGITRQAEELTSTAQLQAGFLLSNLSKSLATLAPSEAEDQELMMQAATPIIQAAGNIFKVSSDTDQEEVMSKHLLTIVDNVQSALLSGRSADQEAVIVSTPEISVYVNRMSPGELQKQSFSVENSSSVSFVLPALQSDVLSFEGPVDVRMLSFWQNPFSWSKGPPISGAVGSLSLTSENGSVIPVSDLTEEIEILLPRPEVVELNSTFLDLGNYSTLVINVTTPNISLVLKLDPTEEIPLQLLLGFQHYPNDTNYMAQIHLPQTGNSSEERYTWVLGPRDMALEEGVYYLLVRPVVGAGVNSSNASVFVTSIAAQCLYWDETTTNWSDYGCRVGPRTSASVTQCLCTHLTFFGSSFFVMPNVVDVSRTAELFATFVNNPVVVCFVGAVFLVYLTAVVWARRKDIQDSAKVKVTVLEDNDPLAEYRYLVTICTGHRRGASTSSQVAVTLVGSEGETEPHHLTDPDKLLFERGAVDMFLLTTPFSLGELQSVRLWHDNSGKHPAWYVNKVMVQDLEIGQKWHFLCSSWLAIDIGECTLDKVFPVATEKDLKGFSNLFFMKTAKDFRDGHIWYSVVSRPPSSNFTRVQRVSCCFSLLLCTMLTSIMFWGIPTDPSEQTMDLGKIEFTWQQVMIGIQSSIIMFPINLLIVSIFRNARPGEQKSETPSKIDSVKQGKTGRVTPTQPPSPKNNHREITPDAVIKDIKRIAQSLSKALRSPMPSIDCGKMDINALLSLVEDIIRQQNCIGCEFYCNDSKKELAVSLRAVNLQERSPERMPNDRHSVYQHYLYKQLQNVEKELRLLGPSRFSSPEGYGQAVQQVRGMKGLLEPHLPSSSTRDQSSCGSGPAEDSGGGGRKCCQGGLPWWFVIVGWILVAATSGVSAYFTMMYGLTYGKDRSISWLISMVVSFFESLFITQPIKVRHSTASCLDESIFTEIDIVTCVFIQVLGFAVFFALVMKTVDQDEYGDVPIDSTFSTSGDPDGIHIARRDSTCSFYQPPPPADVQKMRDNMIKEQKVFGLIREILIYVGFLWMLLLVAYGQRDPNAYFLTQHIQKSFSNGISQSMSHKDVLTWTNTTLLKNLFGRQPGFITDGKSKLVGSARLRQVRVQKGSCQTAACMRSSVPDCNAPYSWEAEDTGSYGPGWSRSTYSSGAESRLTPWQYQSQSSLRAHPVWGSVAMYRGGGFVVDLGSDLQNASSLLQYLFENTWLDVYTRAVFVEFTVYNANVNLFCIVTLMLETTAVGAFQYRSELQSVRLYQSTGGLHIFVMASEAIYFLFILYYMFQQGKLMKSQKWGYFSSKWNVLELAIIILSWSALSVFIKRTLLGNQDIEYYQNHKDQYASFHETAVTDAVLGYLIAFLVLLATIKLWHLLRLNPKLNMITATLRRAWNDISGFIVVITIMFLAYSIACNLMYGWKLYSYRTLLHAAQTMVSLQLGIFNYEEVLDYNPVLGAFVIGSCIIFMTFVVLNLFISVILVAFSQEQLHHQPSEEEEIVDLMLMKICNLFGIKVKNKLTDIKPNHLAASNIKPSVIS